The genomic stretch TGACCACCTGAATGTCGGGATCCTCGGCGATGGCCCGCCAGTCCGTGTCGCTGCGCTCATAGCCGTAGCGGCGGGCGGCCGCCCGCCCGACCTCGGCGTTCATGTCTCCGATGGAGACGTAGCGCAGGTCCGGGAGCGTGGATTCGTAGAGTGTTGGTGCGACCCGGTAGGCGGCGGCATGGGCTTTGCCCGCCATACCGGCTCCGATGACGGCGATTCCTATGGTCATGCATCCTCCTCGATCCTTATTTGGAGCGCTCCAAGTGTTTTCACTGTAGAATCCGGCAAGCGCTTCGTCAACACTTGGATAGGAGAAAGATGACTCCGCCATCGTCCACGCCCAGACCGACCATCTACGACGTGGCGCGTGAGGCCGGGGTCTCGAAGTCGCTGGTCTCCCTGGTACTGAATGACTCCCCTCTGGTGGCCGAGTCGAAACGGGAAGCGGTCCGGGATGCGATCCGGAAACTTGGTTACCGGCGCAGCCAGGCGGCTTCCTCCCTAGCGAGCAATCGGACACGGACCATTGGCCTGGTAATCGATGATTTCCGCAACCCGTGGTTCGTCGAGCTGTTGAACGGTCTGCGCACCACGATGGGTCCGCACGGCTTCCATGTCGCGGTCAGGGAACACTTCGCACTGAAAGGCACCATCATGAATGCCATCGACGGGTTTCGTGATACCCAGGTCGATGCCTTGGTTGTGGCGGCGGAGCCGGGACAGGACTTCGAGAGCCTGGGTATTCCCACAGTGTTGGAGGGCACGCGGCGCAACACCATCGAGGGGGCCGATCTGATCAGCAGCGATCAGGTCCAGGGAGTGAATCTCCTGATGGAGCACCTGTGTTCCCTGGGACACGAACGTATCGGCCACGTCACCGGCGCCGGCGGATCCGCCGACATCCGCCGCAAAGCGTATTCGGACTTCATGAAGTCGGCGGGCTTGGATCCCCTGGTGGAAGGGTTCGCAAACCCAACCAACGAGGAAGGAGGGTATCTGGGAACGGTGGAGTTGTTGCGGAAGTCCCCTGGGCTGACTGCAGTCTTTGCGGCCAACGACACCATGGCTCTGGGAGCACGCGCTGCGCTGCGCGAAATCGGATATGAGGTACCGGGTGATGTGTCACTGGTCGGCTTCGACAACTCACAGCTCGCCCAGAGTCGTTTCCTGGACCTCACCACCGTGGACAATCATGCCTTCGACATCGGCATGGCCTGCGCCGAGGCGTTGTTGCGCCGGATCACTGACCCCGGCGCATCCCCCAGACAGATCACCATTCCGACCGGTCTTGTGATCCGCACCTCGTCAGCAACCCCAGGACGTGGCAGGCCGGAGAACCAAGCCGCGGACGCACGGGATTCCGTGAAGCAATGAACAGCAGGGATCCCGAGGCCATCCCGAGGCCGAAATAACGACCGTGACCGTTCCCGATCAGAAATCGTCGTCCTCGTCCTGATCGTCGCGGATGATGTGCATGGCGGCCTCCTCAGCACTCGCCGCCCCGCCGGAGAATCCGACATCCACACCGAGGGTGTCCTCGCCGCCGGATCCCTGTACCCGCATCAATCGCCCCGCACGTTCCCGCCCAACCTGACGTTCCTCCCCGTCCGGGTTCCAGGGCGCGTCGTCATGGACAACTTCTGATTCTTCCTGGCGGATGCGCTGCTCGATGGTCTCCCCTTGGTGCATCTCTGCGAACGTGTTTCCAAATCCTTGGCCCACCGACCACCGTTCGGGGGTGGTGTAGCCCTCATCGAGCACATCGTCCACGCCGCGGTTGATCAGGGAGTCCCCCTCCTGCAACTGGTCGAGCTGCTCGGCTTCCTCGGGAACCTGGATGTTGAAGTCGACGATGTCTTCCATGAATCAATACTGCCACTACTACGCCTTCAAGACGTACACCACGCTTGAATTGTTCCCCCGGGAACGACGTAAAATTCCACGGTGACCCAGCCGGATACCTTCTCCCGCGCCCGCGGCAACTACGACCTGGTGGTGACGTTGTTCGTCGCACTGCTGCTGATCTCCAACGTAGCCGCCACCAAGCTGATCGCGTTTGGCCCCGAGTGGTCGCCGTTCGGGCTGCCGGTCCTACCGATCATCACCGACGGCGGCGCACTGCTGTTCCCGCTCACCTACGTTCTGGGCGACGTCCTGGCGGAGGTGTTCGGGATGCGAGGGGCCCGGCGCGCCATCCTCCTGGGTTTCGGGATCTCGCTGCTCGCGTCACTCACCTTCCTGGCCGTCGGCGCCGCCCCGGCGGCCCCCGGCTACGAGAACCAAGAAGCATTCGTCGCGGTCCTCGGCTTCGTTCCGCGCATCGTCGCCGCTTCCCTCGCCGGTTACCTGGTCGGGCAGTTCCTCAACGCCTGGGTGCTCGTGAAACTGAAGCAGTGGCGAGAGGGAAAGGGCATGTGGAAACGCCTGCTGGGCTCCACAGTGGTGGGTGAAGCTGCCGACACCACCATCTTTTGCCTGATCGCCTTCGGCGGGCAGATCGACGGCGGCACGATGCTGAACTACATCGTCGTCGGCTACCTGTTCAAGGTCAGTGTGGAGGCCGTTCTGCTGCCGGTCACCTACCGGGTGATCAGTCTGGTGCGCAGTCGCGAGCCCGAACTCATCAAGATTTGAGGAACCACCTCATCTCAGGACCTCGAGTTGCCGGAACTGCTCAGACCGGGCGCACAGATGTTCGATAGCACCCGGCTGAGCCCGTTCCAACGATCGCCGGACACGGTCCTGACATTCTCGGGGTTGCTCCTCCAAGGCTGCAACAAAACCGGGAATCAGCCTCATTCTTTCCCTGGAGGAGAGGAACAGATCGATCAGTCTGCGGATCCCACGCCAGTTCGGGCCATGGTCCAGTTCGAGGACCGCCAGGAGTGGACCATAGTCGGCAGGTTTCTGATCCAGCGCCCACCGCAGCAGTTGAAAATCACCGTCCTGCCGGAACAGCTCCACGGCCCATCTCCATTCCTCGAGCCAGCCCGTGGGAACCGGATCCAGGCAGACCTCCGTGATCTCACCGCCCAACGCAACGAACACCGTCTCCCAGTACTGACTCTCGTGGGACCAGAGACGCATCGTGTCAAGCACCAGTTCCCTCTGTTGCGATCGCCATTCCCCGGCCCATGTCGTGAACTCCCGACAGGCCAGATCGTCATAGGTCAGTCGTTCCAGGGCATCGGAAATATTCGGGTGATTCCCGTTGATTTCCAACCACTCAGGTAGCACCCGGGCCGCGACTCTTCCGAAATCGGCGGCAGGATACGTCGCCAGGTGTGAATAGATGGCTTCGTAGATTTCATAGTGTTCGATGGGATGAACCGCCAACAACAGACTTCGGATGGCGGCCGGCCCCTCTTTCCCGCTCAAGGAATCGACGATCTCGCACAGGCGCTGGTGTCCGGCCAGTTCCTCCGCCTCCTCCTCGGGGGATCTCGGTGGATCATCGTCCTGCGTGATCTTCCTGGCAAGTGCGATCAGCTCATCCTGCCAAGGTGGAGCAGCCCCAAACTCGTCCTCGGTGCACATGATCACTGCGTTTTCCGGGCGTTGTAGCGTCCCATGAACTCGTTGCGGAAGAGGTCGAACTCACCTGATTCCAGGCTGGCGCGGATCTCGTCCACCAGGCGCACCGTGAAACGTTCGTTGTGGATGGTGGCGAGGGTGGAGGCCAGCATCTCCTTCGCCTTGAACAGGTGGTGGAGATAGGCACGGGTGTAATGGGTGCAGGTGTAGCAGTCACAGTCCGCCTCCAACGGTTCGAAGGCGCGGCGGTTCCTGGCGGTGGTCACGTTGTACCGCCCATCGGCGGTGTAGATGGCAGCGTTGCGGGCCACCCTGGACGGATTGACGCAGTCGAAGGTGTCCGCCCCGAAGGCCACGGCCTCGAACAGGTCCTCTGGTTCGGAGATCCCGAGCAGGTGCCGGGGCCGATCCTCGGGAAGTTCATCGACCATCCAGCCGATGATGCGTCCCAGGTTTTCCTTCTCCAACGCCCCGCCGAGACCGAACCCATCGAACCGGAAACCATCCACTTCGAGAGCCGCCAGGTCTGCGGCCGCTTTTTTGCGCAGATCCTCGTACTGAGCGCCCTGAACAACTCCGAACAGGGCCTGGTAGGGCTTTCTGGAGCGTTCCTCCGTCAGAGTGGCATGGGCGCGCAGGCAACGGATTGCCCACCTGTGGGTGCGCGCCACAGATGCCTCCTGATAGTCGCGGGTATTCATCAGGGTGGTGAGTTCATCGAAGGCGAACATGATGTCCGCGCCGAGCTGGTGCTGGATGGTCATCGAGACCTCCGGGGTGAACCTGAGACGGCTTCCGTTGAGGTGATTGAAGAAGGTAACGCCGTCCTCGTCGACGTGCGCGCGCCGCTTCTTTCCCTCGGCGATGACATCGTCGCCGACAAGCCCCTTGGTGTCCATCGCCAGCACCTTCTTGAAACCGGCGCCGAGACTCATCACCTGGAATCCACCAGAATCCGTGAAAGTGGGGCCGGGCCAGTTCATGAAACGCCCGAGACCGCCGGCCTCATCCACCACATCAGAACCGGGTTGCAAATAGAGGTGATAGGCATTGGCCAGCAGCGCCTGGGCACCGAGATCGGCCATGATCTCCGGCAGCACCGCTTTCACGCTCGCCTTCGTTCCGACAGGTATGAAAGCCGGGGTACGGATATCGCCGTGGGGGGTGCGGATCGTGCCGGTACGTGCCCGCCCTCCGGAACACACAGCCACTTCAAAACCGAAACTCACCGGGCAAGGTTACCGTTGGTTCATGTCCTTCACCGCGCTGATCTTGAACCCGATCCATCCGGGCGCGGCGACGGCGGAACGAGAACTGGGAGCACTGGGTGAGGTCCGCACCTACGTGACAACCCCCGACTCCCCCGGACCCGAGCAAGTGGGACGGGCTTTGTCGGAGGGAGCTGGTTCCCTGGTCGTCGCGGGCGGGGACGGTACGCAACGGCTCGTCGCGGGGGCGCTCGCGGGCACCGGGATCCCCCTGGGGATCCTCGCGACTGGCACCGCGTGCGTCTATTCCAGGAATCTCGGACTTCCCCGCGGCCTGACGGGTGTTTCCCTGGCCATGACGGGCATTCCCCACTCCATGGATCTCGGATGGGCGAGCCTCGACGGCGGCCCCCCTGAGCCCTTCCTCGTGGCCACCGGCATGGGGCGGGACGCCGAGACCCTCTTTGGGGTACGGGACAATCTGAAAAAGCGGATCGGATGGCTGGCCTACCTCCGGGCCGGGCTCAGGACCATGGGACGTCCCAGGATTCCCCTGCGGGTCAACGGACAACCGATCGAGGCGTGGACCGTTCTGGCGGGCAATGTCGGGAAGGTTCCG from Arachnia propionica encodes the following:
- the tgt gene encoding tRNA guanosine(34) transglycosylase Tgt, with protein sequence MSFGFEVAVCSGGRARTGTIRTPHGDIRTPAFIPVGTKASVKAVLPEIMADLGAQALLANAYHLYLQPGSDVVDEAGGLGRFMNWPGPTFTDSGGFQVMSLGAGFKKVLAMDTKGLVGDDVIAEGKKRRAHVDEDGVTFFNHLNGSRLRFTPEVSMTIQHQLGADIMFAFDELTTLMNTRDYQEASVARTHRWAIRCLRAHATLTEERSRKPYQALFGVVQGAQYEDLRKKAAADLAALEVDGFRFDGFGLGGALEKENLGRIIGWMVDELPEDRPRHLLGISEPEDLFEAVAFGADTFDCVNPSRVARNAAIYTADGRYNVTTARNRRAFEPLEADCDCYTCTHYTRAYLHHLFKAKEMLASTLATIHNERFTVRLVDEIRASLESGEFDLFRNEFMGRYNARKTQ
- a CDS encoding queuosine precursor transporter, producing the protein MTQPDTFSRARGNYDLVVTLFVALLLISNVAATKLIAFGPEWSPFGLPVLPIITDGGALLFPLTYVLGDVLAEVFGMRGARRAILLGFGISLLASLTFLAVGAAPAAPGYENQEAFVAVLGFVPRIVAASLAGYLVGQFLNAWVLVKLKQWREGKGMWKRLLGSTVVGEAADTTIFCLIAFGGQIDGGTMLNYIVVGYLFKVSVEAVLLPVTYRVISLVRSREPELIKI
- a CDS encoding DUF5709 domain-containing protein; protein product: MEDIVDFNIQVPEEAEQLDQLQEGDSLINRGVDDVLDEGYTTPERWSVGQGFGNTFAEMHQGETIEQRIRQEESEVVHDDAPWNPDGEERQVGRERAGRLMRVQGSGGEDTLGVDVGFSGGAASAEEAAMHIIRDDQDEDDDF
- a CDS encoding diacylglycerol/lipid kinase family protein, translating into MSFTALILNPIHPGAATAERELGALGEVRTYVTTPDSPGPEQVGRALSEGAGSLVVAGGDGTQRLVAGALAGTGIPLGILATGTACVYSRNLGLPRGLTGVSLAMTGIPHSMDLGWASLDGGPPEPFLVATGMGRDAETLFGVRDNLKKRIGWLAYLRAGLRTMGRPRIPLRVNGQPIEAWTVLAGNVGKVPTASLFPGARPDDGRLHVMHLGVDGWRDWWPVLFTGVTRSRRDIGKLLRWETAHVTIESKDPRAVHLDGDLRSEARSLEVWIDPGALLIRCRGSIN
- a CDS encoding LacI family DNA-binding transcriptional regulator, which produces MTPPSSTPRPTIYDVAREAGVSKSLVSLVLNDSPLVAESKREAVRDAIRKLGYRRSQAASSLASNRTRTIGLVIDDFRNPWFVELLNGLRTTMGPHGFHVAVREHFALKGTIMNAIDGFRDTQVDALVVAAEPGQDFESLGIPTVLEGTRRNTIEGADLISSDQVQGVNLLMEHLCSLGHERIGHVTGAGGSADIRRKAYSDFMKSAGLDPLVEGFANPTNEEGGYLGTVELLRKSPGLTAVFAANDTMALGARAALREIGYEVPGDVSLVGFDNSQLAQSRFLDLTTVDNHAFDIGMACAEALLRRITDPGASPRQITIPTGLVIRTSSATPGRGRPENQAADARDSVKQ